TGCGCGGGCTGGTGGGCAACACGCCGCTGCTGGCCATCCACCTGCGGTACCGCGGGGCGCCGCGCACGCTCTACGCCAAGTGCGAGAATCTGAATCTGACCGGCAGCATCAAGGACCGGATGGCGCTGCACACCCTCGAGCGGGCGTACGCGCTGGAGGAGATCCATGCGGGCGACACCATCGCGGAGGCGACCAGCGGGAACACCGGGATCGCGTTCGCGGCCATCGGGCGGGCGCTGGGGCATCCGGTGACCATCTTCATGCCCGACTGGATGAGCGAGGAGCGCAAGAACCTGATCCGGAGCTTCGGCGCGGAGGTGGTGCCGGTGACGCGCGAGGCGGGCGGGTTCCTGGGCGCGATCCGCATGGCGGAGGAGCTGGCGGGAAGCGTGCCGGGGACGTTCCTGCCGCGCCAGTTCTCGAACCAGGCGAACGTGGACGCGCACGCCGCGACCACCGGGCCGGAGATCCTGGCGCAGCTCGAGGAAGCGGGCCTGAAGCCGGACGCGTTCGTGGCGGGCGTGGGAACGGGCGGGACGGTGATGGGCGTGGGGCGGTACCTGCGCTCGCGGCATCCGCGGGTGCGGGTGCATCCGGTGGAGCCGGCGGAGTCGCCGACGCTTTCGACCGGGCACAAGGTGGGCAAGCACCGCATCCAGGGGATCTCGGACGAGTTCATCCCGCCGATCGTGAACCTGCTGCAGCTGGACGGGATCGTGGCGGTGTCGGACGGGGATTCCATCCTGATGGCGCAGAAGCTGGCGCGGGAGCTGGGGCTGGGCGTGGGGATCTCGTCGGGGGCGAACCTGCTGGCGGCGCTGAAGGTGCAGGAGCAGATGGGGCCGGGCGCGGTGGTGGTGACCGTGTTCCCCGACGACAACAAGAAATATCTATCGACCGACCTGCTGCGCGAGGAGCCGGAGCGGGAGGAGCACCTGGCGCCGCGGATCCAACTGCTGGGCCTGGCGACCTTGCCGCGCTCCTGCGGGTTCTGCCCCGGCGTCTCCCGGCGCTAGCAGCACAAGCTCCCTCGAGCTAGACGTCCTTGAGCTGCTCCTCACTCATGCCGAAGTAGTGCCCGACCTCATGGATGACGGTGAGGCGCACCTGCTCGCGGATCTCGGCTTCGCTGCGGCAGACCGCCTCGATGTTCTTCTGGTAGAGGATGACGTGGTCGGGGCCGTGGGGGATGGCGAAGACGCTCTTCACGGTGGCGGCGGTGCCGATGAAGTGTCCGAGGACGAGGGTGCGGGGCGGCGAGTTGCGGGGGCGCGGGGGCGCGTTGCGGTCGCGCTCGCGCTGCTCGGCGGGGACGTCTTCCACCAGCACGGCGACGTTCTTCATGCGGCGGCGGAACTCCCTGGGGAGCGAGTCGAGGGCCTCGGCCACCAGCTCCATGAATCGGTCGCGCCGCATCACCTCATTCTAAACTCGTGCTAATCTTCTGTTCCGCTATGGCTACCGCATCTGCGGCCTCCCGGCCGCTCGCTCCTCCGGCCGCGCGCGACCGCGTCTTCTACTCCGGGATGGCGATCGCGATGACGCTGACCGCGCTGATCGGCTTCGCGAAGACCTACTACCTGAACCCGGTGCTGGGCGGCAACGTCACCATCTCCGGCAAGCCGTACTCGACCGCGGTGCACGTGCACGCGGCGGTGTTCACGCTGTGGCTGGTGCTGCTGATCACGCAGACGACGCTGGTGGCGACGCGGCGCGTCGCGCTGCACCGCAAGCTGGGCATCTTCGGCGGCGTGCTGGCGGCGACGATGATCGTGGTCGGGGTGCTGACGGCGTTCGAACGAGCGCGGCTGGGCGCGGCGCCGCCGGGGGCAAACCCCTTCGCATTCCTCGCGGTGCCGCTGGGCGACATCGCGACGTTCGCCATCTTCATCGCCGCGGCGTTCTGGTGGCGGAACGACAAGGAGAAGCACAAGCGGCTGGTGGTGCTGGCGTCGACTTGCCTGATGACGGCGGCGTGGGCGCGCTGGCCGGGCGTGCTGCCGCTCGGTCCGCTGGGCTACTACAGCCTGACGCTGCTGTTCCCGATCGCGGGCATCGTGTACGACAAGGTGACGCGCGGGAAAGTGCACCCGGCGTACCTGTGGGGAACGGCGCTGATCGTGCTGGCGGTGCCGGTGCGGATCGCGCTCATCATGAGCCCGGCGTGGCAGCGGCTGATGCAGTCGGTGGTGGCGGGCTAGGAGCGGCTCGCGGCTACTCTTTCGCCAGGAAGACCTGCCAGAAGTCGACGATGGATTCGCCGATGCCGAGCAGCATGCCGGCGACCAGGCTGGCGAGTCCCAGCCAGCAGAAGGCGGAGAGCAGGATGTGGAATACGGTCACAGCCTGATTGGATCGCGCGCGCCATAAAGCCCGGATAAAGGTTCCATAAACGATTCGTAAACGGCGGCGGCGGCGGCGGCCCGCATCGACTTTGGGCCGTGGCAAGCTGACAATAGGGACGGCGCCCGGCGGCGCCGCCGATGGAAGCCACCGACCATCGCCGCATCCTGATCGTGGACGACGAGCCGCAGATCACGCGCGTGCTGCGGACCACGCTCACCTCCCGCGGCTACGACCTGCGCGTCGCGAACGACGGCGAGAGCGCGCTCGAGATCATGAAGGACTGGACGCCGGACCTGGTCATCACCGACCTGGGGATGCCGCGCATGGACGGCCTGGAGCTGTGCCGGCGGATCCGCGCGGCGTCGCAACTGCCCATCATCGTGCTGTCGGTGAAGGGCGAGGAGCGGACGAAGGTGCAGGCGCTCGACGCCGGGGCCGACGACTACGTCACCAAGCCGGTGGGGATGAACGAGCTGACGGCGCGGGTGCGCGCCAACCTGCGCCGGCAGCCTCCGGCGGAGGCGCCCTCGACGCTGGAGCACGGCGAGCTGGTGATCGACCGCGCGGGACGGCGCGTGACGGTGCGCGGCGAGGTCGTGCACCTGACGCCCAAGGAGTTCGACGTGCTGGTGTTCCTGGCGCAGCAGCCGGGGAAGGTGGTGACGCATCGCGCGCTGCTGGGCGCGGTGTGGGGCGGCGAGAGCACCGAGCAGGTGGAGTACCTGCGGGTGTTCGTCAACCGGCTGCGGAAGAAGCTGCAGGTGGCGCCGGACGCGCCGCGCTTCATCACCACCGAGCCGTGGGTGGGCTACCGGTTCGAAGCCGAGGAGCAAGGCGAGGCATGAAGCCGACGGGCGCGTTCGCGCGGGTGGCGCTGTGCGCGGCGGCGGTGGCGCTGGTGGTCGCGGTGTTCCGCAAGGTCCTGCCGGCGAATCCGGTGACGGTGGCGCTCATCCTGCTGCTGCTGGTGCTGGCGATCGCGGCGGTATGGCGGCTGCGCTACGCGGTGTTCACGGCGTTCCTGGCGGCGGCGTGCTTCAACTTCTTCTTCCTGCCGCCGTACGGGACGTTCGCCATCGCGGACCCGCACAACTGGGTGGCGTTCTTCGTGTTCCTGGTGGTGGCGGTGGTGGCGAGCCAACTGGCGGAGCGCGCGCGCCGCAGCGCCGACATGGCGGAACAGCGGCACCGCGAGGTGCTGGCCGCGGTCGAGCAGCTGGGGCGCGCGGAGGCCGCGCGACAGAGCGAGCAGTTGCGCACGGCGCTGCTCGACTCGCTGACGCACGAGCTGCGGACGCCGCTGACCGCGATCAAAGCGTCGGTGACCGGGCTGATGAGCGACCGCAACCTTTCGGCCGAGGACCGCGGCGACCTGCTGGCGGTCATCAACGAAGAGACGGAGCGGCTGAACCGGCTGGTGGGGCAGGTGACGGAGATGGCGGCGCTGGAGGCGAGCGCGGTGGAGCTGCGGCTGGAGCCGCGGCCGATGCGCGACGTGATCGACGCGGCGCTGGACGAGTGCGGCGCGTGCCTGCGCAACCATCCGGTGGAGGTGCGGGTGCCGCCGGAGCTGCCGCCGGCGCGCATGGACGGCGAGCGCATCCAGGAGGTGCTGCGGCTGCTGGTGGAGAACGCGGCGAAGTACTCGCCGGCGGGCTCGCCGATCCTGATCACGTCGCAGCAGCAGGACGGCCGGGTGGTGACGAGCGTGGCGGACCGCGGCGCAGGGATCCCCGCGGCGGAGCTCGGGCTGGTGTTCGACAAGTTCTACCGCGGGCGCGAGCAGCGCGAGCACAGCCAGGGCACGGGCATGGGCCTGGCGATCGCGAAGGCCATCGTCGAGGCGCACCAAGGGTCGATCGCGGCGGCGAGCCAGCCCGGACGCGGGTCGGTGTTCTCCTTCACGCTGCCGCTGTAGCCCGGCACCGCGGGCGTACACAGCGGATGCGTCCGCAACGCGTAAAATGAGGGCTGGAGAGGTGCGTGAGCGGTTGAAACGGGCGGTCTTGAAAACCGCTGTACCCTGACGGGTACCGGGGGTTCGAATCCCTCCCTCTCCGCCAGTACTACTAGACTGATCTTGGGGAGAGAGGGCCTTCGACTCCCTCCCTCTCCGCGATCTCGTCTGGGCAACGCACCCCTCGCGACGGGCTAGGGCGCGGTCCAATCGACCGAGTAGATCTGCTGGCTGCCGGTCTTCCGCAGCAACAATGGGGCGTCGCCGGGCCCCAGCCCGAACCAGGAGCCAAAGGCTCCGTGCGCGCGCCTGATACCCTTGAGGTCGGCGACCTTCTCGGGCTGCTTCGCGCCATTCCGCAGGCGCATGACCGCAGCGCGATCGCCCAAGGTATCGAAGTAAATGGCCTTGCCATCGTGCGACCACGCCCAATAGTTGAAGTTGTCGATGGGAAGCCGCGTCCATTTGCGCGCGGCGACTTCGTAGAGCCAAGGGCCTTTTCGGGGACCGGTCTCGGCTTCGGCAGCGATGAAGCGTCCGTCGGGCGACCAAATGGGATAGATGAGCCCTTCGGATCCGGGCACGGTCGTGACGACGCGCGTTTTGAGGTCGAGTAAGCGCAGTACGGGCGCGGCAGTCCCGACCCACTCGCCCAGCACGATCTGATTCCCATCGGGAGACCACGCGTGCGCCAGGGTCGGAGCATCGCCCATCGGCAAGGACGTGGGTGAGCCGCCATCGATGGAGATAGTCTGGAGCGAGATGGTCGGATCGCGGGTGACGAATGAGATCGTCCTTCCGTCCGGAGCCCAGTCAACCAGCAGCGTGCGCATGTTCTCCGTCAGCCTGAGCCGCTGAGTCCCGTCGGCCCGCGCGCGCCAAAGGTCGCCCTCCGGATACGCGACGTAGGCGACCCACTGGCCGTCGCGCGAGAACCTCGCTGACTCGGCGGCGATCCCGCCGAGCAAGGGCGCGAATCGCCGGGAGGCGGCGTCGAAGCGGATGAGCTCTGCTTGCGGCTGCTCTGCCGTGACGAAGATCTGCTTGCCGGCGCGACTCGGGACCGAGCACCAGTACACCAGCGGCCCGGTCGAGAGCAGGACGGGCTTGTTGGCCGCGCCGCCGAACCACCCGTTTTTCTCGCGGACCGCCCAGATGCCTTCCTGGCCCGGCTTGCGCGACCCGTAGAGGAAATAGCTGCCGTCGGCGGTCCAGGTCCCGCAGCAGAGGCCGGTGGCGCCACCGAACAACTCGTGCGGTTGCGCGCCGTTCAGGTCCGTCTCCCAGTAACTGGCGCTCCTCCCGCCTGCAACTCCCTGGCGATAGCGGATCCTGCCATCGATCGACCAGCTCGGCGAATCGACATACTGCGAGCCCGTCAGGATCTCGCGGACGTCGCTGCCATCGGTCCTGGCGGTGAAGAGCTTCAATCCGGTGACGTAAAGGACGTGGCTGCCGTCAGGGGAAAACGTCGCGTCGTGCGCGACGATGCCGCCCGCGCGCCGCGGCGAACCGCTCGGCACCGGCAAGATCCACAGCGGCACCTCATCGTCGCCGGTCTGAGGGAACACGGCCAGCTCGGAGCCCGTCGGCGAGATGTCGACAACGCCCACGGAACCTAATGTCACCGGGATCGTCAGCGGATCGCCGCCGGTGGTGGCGACCTGCATCAACTTGGCCGCGCCGCCGCCGTCGTCGTCCTGGTTGAAATAGATCAGGTTTCCGGCGGAGAACGGGCACCCCTTGGTGCCGGAGGTTTCCGTGACCTTGTTAAAACGGAGGACGCGAGGGTCAGGGACGGCGCGTGACTGCACGAACAGCACCGCTGCCGCAATCACCGCAACGAGCGCGAGTCCGCCGGCGACGCGCTTCCATCCCCGAGTCCCTGCCGCCGGCGGCCCCAATACGACGGCCGTGCGCTTCGACTCCGAGTCGCGCTTGAGCCGGCGCAGGTCGGTGCGCATCTCGGCAGCGCCGTGATAGCGCAGCTCGCGGTCCTTCTCCAGCGCCTTGTGGATGATGCGCTCCAGTTCCGGCGGCGTGACCGAGTTCAGCCGCGAGGGCGGCGGCGGCTCGCGGTTCAGGATGGCGTCGAAGATGACCGCCGAGGTCGCGCCCTGGAATGGCAGCGCGCCGGTCGCCATCTCGTAGAGGACGGCGCCGAAGGAGAACAGGTCGGTGCGCGCGTCGAGGGTCTCGCCGCGGGCCTGCTCGGGCGACATGTACGCGACCGTGCCGAGCGCGACGCCCGGGCTGGTCAGGTGCGCCAGCGAGACGTCGGCAGTCGCCGCCGAGGTCACGACTCTCTTCTTGCGATCGGCCTCGGCGAGCTTCGCCAGGCCGAAGTCGACCACCTTCACGCGATTGCCGGCAGTGACGAGAATGTTCGCCGGCTTGACGTCGCGATGGACGACGCCCTTCTGGTGGGCGGCGTCGAGCGCGTCGGCGATCTGCTCGGCGAGGTCGAGTAGCAACGTGAGTGGCAGCGGACGCCCGTTGATGCGCTGGTCGAGTGGCATCCCCTCGACCAGTTCCATGGCAATGAAGTGCCGGCCCTGATGCTCGTCGACCTCGTAGACGGTGCAGATGTTGGGGTGGTTGAGCGCCGAGGCGGCGCGCGCTTCGCGCAATAACCGCTCGAGCGCCTGCGGGTCGTTCTCGGTGTCGGCGGGAAGGAACTTGAGCGCCACCTGGCGCTGCAGCGTCAGGTCCTGCGCCGCCCAGACCACG
The nucleotide sequence above comes from Terriglobales bacterium. Encoded proteins:
- a CDS encoding response regulator transcription factor, which produces MEATDHRRILIVDDEPQITRVLRTTLTSRGYDLRVANDGESALEIMKDWTPDLVITDLGMPRMDGLELCRRIRAASQLPIIVLSVKGEERTKVQALDAGADDYVTKPVGMNELTARVRANLRRQPPAEAPSTLEHGELVIDRAGRRVTVRGEVVHLTPKEFDVLVFLAQQPGKVVTHRALLGAVWGGESTEQVEYLRVFVNRLRKKLQVAPDAPRFITTEPWVGYRFEAEEQGEA
- a CDS encoding protein kinase, whose product is MENQQISHYRVLRRIGGGGMGVVWAAQDLTLQRQVALKFLPADTENDPQALERLLREARAASALNHPNICTVYEVDEHQGRHFIAMELVEGMPLDQRINGRPLPLTLLLDLAEQIADALDAAHQKGVVHRDVKPANILVTAGNRVKVVDFGLAKLAEADRKKRVVTSAATADVSLAHLTSPGVALGTVAYMSPEQARGETLDARTDLFSFGAVLYEMATGALPFQGATSAVIFDAILNREPPPPSRLNSVTPPELERIIHKALEKDRELRYHGAAEMRTDLRRLKRDSESKRTAVVLGPPAAGTRGWKRVAGGLALVAVIAAAVLFVQSRAVPDPRVLRFNKVTETSGTKGCPFSAGNLIYFNQDDDGGGAAKLMQVATTGGDPLTIPVTLGSVGVVDISPTGSELAVFPQTGDDEVPLWILPVPSGSPRRAGGIVAHDATFSPDGSHVLYVTGLKLFTARTDGSDVREILTGSQYVDSPSWSIDGRIRYRQGVAGGRSASYWETDLNGAQPHELFGGATGLCCGTWTADGSYFLYGSRKPGQEGIWAVREKNGWFGGAANKPVLLSTGPLVYWCSVPSRAGKQIFVTAEQPQAELIRFDAASRRFAPLLGGIAAESARFSRDGQWVAYVAYPEGDLWRARADGTQRLRLTENMRTLLVDWAPDGRTISFVTRDPTISLQTISIDGGSPTSLPMGDAPTLAHAWSPDGNQIVLGEWVGTAAPVLRLLDLKTRVVTTVPGSEGLIYPIWSPDGRFIAAEAETGPRKGPWLYEVAARKWTRLPIDNFNYWAWSHDGKAIYFDTLGDRAAVMRLRNGAKQPEKVADLKGIRRAHGAFGSWFGLGPGDAPLLLRKTGSQQIYSVDWTAP
- a CDS encoding DUF4118 domain-containing protein, whose amino-acid sequence is MKPTGAFARVALCAAAVALVVAVFRKVLPANPVTVALILLLLVLAIAAVWRLRYAVFTAFLAAACFNFFFLPPYGTFAIADPHNWVAFFVFLVVAVVASQLAERARRSADMAEQRHREVLAAVEQLGRAEAARQSEQLRTALLDSLTHELRTPLTAIKASVTGLMSDRNLSAEDRGDLLAVINEETERLNRLVGQVTEMAALEASAVELRLEPRPMRDVIDAALDECGACLRNHPVEVRVPPELPPARMDGERIQEVLRLLVENAAKYSPAGSPILITSQQQDGRVVTSVADRGAGIPAAELGLVFDKFYRGREQREHSQGTGMGLAIAKAIVEAHQGSIAAASQPGRGSVFSFTLPL
- a CDS encoding cysteine synthase family protein codes for the protein MVSVLTLPLLNAQCRALRGLVGNTPLLAIHLRYRGAPRTLYAKCENLNLTGSIKDRMALHTLERAYALEEIHAGDTIAEATSGNTGIAFAAIGRALGHPVTIFMPDWMSEERKNLIRSFGAEVVPVTREAGGFLGAIRMAEELAGSVPGTFLPRQFSNQANVDAHAATTGPEILAQLEEAGLKPDAFVAGVGTGGTVMGVGRYLRSRHPRVRVHPVEPAESPTLSTGHKVGKHRIQGISDEFIPPIVNLLQLDGIVAVSDGDSILMAQKLARELGLGVGISSGANLLAALKVQEQMGPGAVVVTVFPDDNKKYLSTDLLREEPEREEHLAPRIQLLGLATLPRSCGFCPGVSRR
- a CDS encoding metallopeptidase family protein codes for the protein MRRDRFMELVAEALDSLPREFRRRMKNVAVLVEDVPAEQRERDRNAPPRPRNSPPRTLVLGHFIGTAATVKSVFAIPHGPDHVILYQKNIEAVCRSEAEIREQVRLTVIHEVGHYFGMSEEQLKDV